A genomic window from Silene latifolia isolate original U9 population chromosome 11, ASM4854445v1, whole genome shotgun sequence includes:
- the LOC141613387 gene encoding uncharacterized protein LOC141613387, with the protein MNVPKWSFIFWAVQLKRLLTRDRMIQMGFGHDPSCLLCTTANESHDHLFYQCPFSAHCVSCLQSKLGVKFPVENLARWDSSGRARSKLQRKLICACHIGVAYGIWNARNKARLEAYVIRPDVLVRNVVKVVLARFWARNTASLPTKDVRWIQSIS; encoded by the coding sequence ATGAATGTGCCTAAATGGTCCTTCATTTTTTGGGCTGTTCAGTTGAAGAGATTGCTTACTAGAGATCGTATGATTCAGATGGGTTTTGGACATGATCCTTCCTGCCTGTTGTGTACTACTGCAAATGAGAGCCATGACCATCTGTTTTACCAGTGTCCCTTTAGTGCTCACTGTGTCAGCTGTTTGCAAAGCAAGTTAGGAGTGAAGTTCCCTGTAGAGAATTTGGCACGTTGGGATTCAAGTGGAAGAGCAAGAAGTAAACTCCAGAGGAAACTCATCTGTGCTTGCCATATTGGAGTTGCTTATGGTATTTGGAATGCACGTAACAAAGCTAGGTTAGAAGCCTATGTTATTAGACCTGATGTCCTAGTTAGGAATGTTGTCAAAGTTGTACTTGCACGTTTTTGGGCAAGGAATACTGCTTCTCTGCCTACTAAGGATGTTAGGTGGATCCAGAGTATTAGTTAG